In Candidatus Effluviviaceae Genus I sp., the following are encoded in one genomic region:
- a CDS encoding DEAD/DEAH box helicase, whose amino-acid sequence MTIRDFLEHIRHDRYYGDQISHVEVIPAREARFGDLARPVAPVLAGALAAAGIERLYSHQVSAIEAIREGKNVVVVTGTASGKTLCYNIPVLETLLADPNAKALYLFPTKALAQDQQKSLTRPAALDPALLEAVRTGTYDGDTTRHTRRKLRDEGNVILSNPDMLHAGILPYHAKWNRFFKDLTFVVIDEIHTYRGIFGSNVANVIRRLRRVCEHYGASPQFICSSATIANPKELAERLVGLPFEVVENDGSPRGTKYFVLWNPPFLDLTKMERRSSNVEGHWLMAELIASGFQTIAFGRARVVAELIYRYTKDTLERMKPEYARKVRPYRGGYLPEERREIERQLFSGELMGVASTNALELGIDVGSLDAAIIVGFPGTIASTWQQAGRAGRASDESLAVLVGYNDPIDQYLVRHGEYFFRQTPENAVIDPANRYILAKHLRCAAFELPLLDADMRLFGEMTEPIVDLLEEFKEVKELDGRYYWSSTEQPARSVSLRTI is encoded by the coding sequence ATGACCATCCGCGACTTCCTCGAGCACATCCGGCACGACCGCTACTACGGCGACCAGATCTCGCACGTCGAGGTCATTCCCGCGCGCGAGGCGCGGTTCGGCGACCTCGCGCGCCCCGTCGCGCCGGTGCTCGCGGGCGCGCTCGCCGCGGCGGGCATCGAGCGGCTCTACTCGCACCAGGTGAGCGCGATCGAGGCGATCCGGGAGGGCAAGAACGTCGTCGTCGTGACCGGGACGGCGTCGGGGAAGACGCTCTGCTACAACATCCCGGTGCTCGAGACGCTCCTCGCAGACCCGAACGCGAAGGCCCTCTACCTCTTCCCAACGAAAGCGCTCGCGCAGGACCAGCAGAAGAGCCTCACGCGCCCGGCCGCGCTCGACCCCGCGCTCCTCGAGGCCGTGCGCACGGGCACCTACGACGGCGACACGACGCGGCACACGCGGCGGAAACTGCGCGACGAGGGGAACGTGATCCTCTCGAACCCCGACATGCTGCACGCCGGCATCCTCCCGTACCACGCGAAGTGGAACCGGTTCTTCAAGGACCTCACGTTCGTCGTCATCGACGAGATCCACACGTACCGCGGGATCTTCGGCTCGAACGTGGCGAACGTCATCCGGCGCCTGAGGCGCGTCTGCGAGCACTACGGCGCGAGCCCGCAGTTCATCTGCTCGAGCGCGACCATCGCCAACCCGAAGGAACTGGCCGAGCGGCTCGTCGGGCTCCCGTTCGAGGTCGTTGAGAACGACGGCAGCCCGCGGGGCACCAAGTACTTCGTCCTGTGGAACCCGCCGTTCCTCGACCTCACGAAGATGGAGCGCCGCAGTTCGAACGTCGAGGGGCACTGGCTCATGGCGGAGCTTATCGCCAGTGGGTTTCAGACCATCGCGTTCGGGCGCGCGCGCGTCGTGGCGGAGCTCATCTACCGCTACACGAAGGACACGCTCGAGCGGATGAAGCCCGAGTACGCGCGGAAGGTGAGGCCCTACCGCGGCGGGTACCTGCCCGAGGAGCGACGCGAGATCGAGCGGCAGCTCTTCTCCGGGGAGCTCATGGGCGTCGCGAGCACGAACGCCCTCGAACTGGGCATCGACGTCGGGAGCCTCGACGCGGCCATCATCGTGGGGTTCCCGGGGACCATCGCGAGCACCTGGCAGCAGGCGGGGCGCGCGGGCCGCGCGTCGGACGAGTCCCTCGCCGTGCTCGTCGGCTACAACGATCCCATTGACCAGTACCTCGTCCGGCACGGCGAGTACTTCTTCCGGCAGACGCCGGAGAACGCGGTCATCGACCCCGCGAACCGCTACATCCTCGCCAAGCACCTTCGGTGCGCCGCGTTCGAGCTTCCGCTGCTCGACGCCGACATGCGCCTGTTCGGCGAGATGACCGAGCCCATCGTGGACCTCCTCGAGGAGTTCAAGGAGGTGAAAGAGCTGGACGGGCGGTACTACTGGTCGTCCACCGAGCAGCCCGCGCGCTCGGTGAGCCTCAGGACCATCT
- a CDS encoding DUF72 domain-containing protein, whose amino-acid sequence MPDRVPRGFGPEGKIRIGTSGYSFVDWVGTFYPEGTPRNRMLDEYVKHFDVVEINSSHYRIPTADMFARMESKTPPGFEFMVKLFQGMTHKAEDDPAMYADFAASVVPLKEAGKFAGYLAQFPWQFKKSSGAEDRLAALRDRFPGDPLFVEFRHDSWIEAPTFEFLREHDIGYCSVDEPHLQGLVPPVAVATTDIGYARLHGRNARDWWGKSGADRYNYDYKPEELLEWTQKMHKLEEKVKKVYAFFNNCHAGHAARNAELMMELLGGELGAR is encoded by the coding sequence GTGCCGGACCGCGTCCCGCGCGGGTTCGGCCCCGAGGGGAAGATCCGCATCGGCACCTCGGGCTACAGCTTCGTGGACTGGGTGGGCACGTTCTATCCTGAGGGCACGCCGCGGAACCGCATGCTCGACGAGTACGTGAAGCACTTCGACGTCGTCGAGATCAACTCGAGCCACTACCGCATCCCGACGGCCGACATGTTCGCTCGCATGGAGTCGAAGACCCCGCCTGGGTTCGAGTTCATGGTGAAGCTCTTCCAGGGCATGACGCACAAGGCCGAGGACGACCCTGCGATGTACGCGGACTTCGCGGCGTCGGTCGTGCCGCTCAAGGAGGCGGGCAAGTTCGCCGGGTACCTCGCGCAGTTCCCGTGGCAGTTCAAGAAGTCGTCGGGGGCCGAGGACCGGCTGGCCGCGCTCCGCGACCGGTTCCCCGGAGATCCGCTCTTCGTGGAGTTCCGGCACGACTCGTGGATCGAGGCGCCGACCTTCGAGTTCCTCCGCGAGCACGACATCGGGTACTGCTCGGTGGACGAGCCGCACCTGCAGGGGCTCGTGCCGCCCGTCGCGGTGGCGACGACCGACATCGGGTACGCGCGCCTCCACGGCCGGAACGCGCGCGACTGGTGGGGGAAGAGCGGCGCCGACCGGTACAACTACGACTACAAGCCCGAGGAACTCCTCGAGTGGACGCAGAAGATGCACAAGCTCGAGGAGAAGGTGAAGAAGGTGTACGCGTTCTTCAACAACTGCCACGCCGGGCACGCCGCGCGGAACGCCGAGCTCATGATGGAGCTCCTGGGCGGCGAGCTGGGGGCGCGATGA